The Candidatus Neomarinimicrobiota bacterium DNA window CGGGAGACTGATTCTGTCCGCACCAGAATTCGCGTTAGCACCAATCCATCCGGTATTGACGAGATAAACGGGTACATCATGCTCGTTCATTTTTTCACGAAGCAATTCTGCGTATTTGATAGGATGTAATGTTAAAAACGGTCCTCCATAACATGGTGAAAATGTAGCAATCGGTTCGGTAACGCCCCGCTCTGTTCCTGCAACCTTGGCAGTGTAACCACTAATAAAATGATACATCGCTTGTTCAGGAGTGAGTTTTGCCACAGGCGGAATAACTCCGTAAGCATCACAAGTGAGGAAAATAATCATCTCCGGATGATCAGAGACGCTTGGGTGTCCATCAGACGCTACGCTATTTTCAATAAAATGAATCGGATAACAAATTCTTGTGTTTTCTGTTTTTGAACTATCAAAATAATTAATTTCTCTTGAATACGGATCAAAGACAACATTTTCTGCCAATGCACCATGACGAATCGCATTGTAAATCCCCGGCTCATATTCAGGGTTTAGGTTTATGGCTTTTGCATAACACCCACCTTCTAAATTGAAAATGCCATTGTCAGACCATCCATGTTCATCATCACCAATGAGAGGCCGTAGTTCATCTGTACTCAATGTTGTTTTTCCTGTTCCGGACAGCCCAAAATAGAGAGCGGTATTTTTACCATTTTTATCCACGTTTGCCGAACAGTGCATAGATAAAATTCCTTTTAGTGGTAAATAATAATGCATGACGGAAAAAATTCCTTTTTTCATTTCACCACCGTATTCCGTTCCACCAATAATTGCAACCCGTTTCTCCAAATTAAAAATGATAAATGTTTCAGAATTGTGACCGTGCTTTTTAAAATCTTTATCCAACACTTCAGAAGCGTTAATGATTGTAAAATCAGGTTTGAACCCATCCAGTTTTTCAATTTGAGGACGAATAAACATGTTATTCACAAAAATGGCTTGCCAAGCTTTTTTCGCCAAAATCCGTACATTTAAACATTGATCTTCATCTGCACCACTAAAGCCATCAAAAATATAGACACCTCTATCATCATGATTTGCTTCATAATAGTCTATAACCTTTTGATATAATGTCTCAAAAACAGCAGAATCAGTTGGTCGATTCACAGACCCCCACCATATATTGTTTCCCGAATAATCCTCTTTAACAAAATATTTATCATTTGGACTCCTGCCGGTATATTCGCCGGTATCCACCATTAATTCACCTCGTGTCCCAAGTTTTCCTTCACCATTCAAAATGGCTTCTTCAATCAAAACTTCTACTGAAAGGTTCCTTTTAATGGTTCCTATATCTGCTAATCCCAAATAAGTTAAATCCATCCTTGTGTTCCTATTTACCACCATGTGGATGTGCTTGTTCATATATTTTTTTCAATGTTTCCGGTTTTAAATGTGTGTAAACCTGTGTTGTTGAAAGGCTACTATGCCCCAATAAATCTTTGATGGACCGTATGTCTGCACCATTATCTAACAAATGAGTTGCGAATGTATGACGTAAAGTATGTGGACCAATTCCTGATCCTGCGGATACCTGTTTAATATAAGTTGAGATTCGGTTCTGCACAGTTCTTCTCGAAATTCGTTTCATTTCTGTACTTACAAATAATGGGATAGTTTGCATTGCTATTTCAAAAGACAAATTTCGTATTTTTAGGTAATTATCAAGAGACAATTTCGCAGTTTTTCCTAATGGAATCAACCGTTCTTTCCCACCTTTTCCAAAAACTTTTACGAGGAATTTATTTTTGGTTAAAATCTGAATGTGTTCAAGATTCAATTGAATAAGTTCATTCAATCGAATTCCCGTACTGTAAAAGAGTTCCATAATTGCGCGATCTCGTAGCCCTTTTTCAGAAGAGCAATCCGGAGCATCCATTAATGCAGATATATTGAATTGATCAACATAATTGGGGAGCGGCTTGGGAAGCTTTGGTGTCTTCACATACGATGCCGGATTATTTTTGACTATTCCTCGAATAATGAGATATTTGAAAAAAGATTTGATAGACGCAAGGCGGCGTGCAACCGTTCTGCTGGATTTTTTCAACCCAATTTCCTTTCCTAGAAATTCCCGAATGACCGATCTATCGATATCAGAAAGACTTGGCATTTCGCTAGTATAGGTTTCCTTCAGGAATCCAAAGAATTGCACTTTCAAATCATTTTTATATGATGAAATAGTATGATTCGAATATCCTTTTTCTTTTTCCAGATATTCAAAATATTCCTGTAATTCAGTTAATAAATTCTTTTCCATTTAATTGGTTTACTGTTTCCATCACTTTTATCATATCGTCAGGGATTGGTGCCTCAAAAAATACTTTTTCACCTGAGTCCGGGTGCAAAAACACAAGTTTTTTTGCATGAAGTAGATGACGATGTACGAGCTTAAATAACGTATCAATTTTTTTCTGGGTTTCAGGTGTAAATCCTTTTGCTCTGTTTTTTCCGCCACTGTATTTAACATCACCCACTATCGGATGACCTTCGAA harbors:
- the pckA gene encoding phosphoenolpyruvate carboxykinase (ATP) codes for the protein MDLTYLGLADIGTIKRNLSVEVLIEEAILNGEGKLGTRGELMVDTGEYTGRSPNDKYFVKEDYSGNNIWWGSVNRPTDSAVFETLYQKVIDYYEANHDDRGVYIFDGFSGADEDQCLNVRILAKKAWQAIFVNNMFIRPQIEKLDGFKPDFTIINASEVLDKDFKKHGHNSETFIIFNLEKRVAIIGGTEYGGEMKKGIFSVMHYYLPLKGILSMHCSANVDKNGKNTALYFGLSGTGKTTLSTDELRPLIGDDEHGWSDNGIFNLEGGCYAKAINLNPEYEPGIYNAIRHGALAENVVFDPYSREINYFDSSKTENTRICYPIHFIENSVASDGHPSVSDHPEMIIFLTCDAYGVIPPVAKLTPEQAMYHFISGYTAKVAGTERGVTEPIATFSPCYGGPFLTLHPIKYAELLREKMNEHDVPVYLVNTGWIGANANSGADRISLPVTRSIIHAILDGTIENANFENDPYFGFQIPTTLGEIDPEILSPEKSWKNIDEYHATAKDLVEKFRKNFDQYNLTDPALLKAGPTLNTLAELEKI
- a CDS encoding tyrosine recombinase XerC, which produces MEKNLLTELQEYFEYLEKEKGYSNHTISSYKNDLKVQFFGFLKETYTSEMPSLSDIDRSVIREFLGKEIGLKKSSRTVARRLASIKSFFKYLIIRGIVKNNPASYVKTPKLPKPLPNYVDQFNISALMDAPDCSSEKGLRDRAIMELFYSTGIRLNELIQLNLEHIQILTKNKFLVKVFGKGGKERLIPLGKTAKLSLDNYLKIRNLSFEIAMQTIPLFVSTEMKRISRRTVQNRISTYIKQVSAGSGIGPHTLRHTFATHLLDNGADIRSIKDLLGHSSLSTTQVYTHLKPETLKKIYEQAHPHGGK